The genome window TAGCTCTACGGATATGAACAACGCAAGTGATGTAGACTTGGTCATCGAAGCAGCAGTTGAGAACATGGAAATTAAGTCTAAAATCTTTGCTGAATTAGATAAAATTGCCCCAGCTCATGCAATTTTGGCAACAAATACATCATCTCTACCGATTACAGAAATTGCAGCAAGCACAAACAGACCAGAAAAGGTAATTGGCATGCACTTTATGAATCCAGTACCTGTTATGAAGTTAGTAGAAATTATCCGCGGCTTAGCAACAGCTGATGAAGTATATAGCACAATCGAAGAAATTACGAAGAAACTTGAAAAAGTACCTGTAGAAGTGAACGACTTTCCAGGATTCGTTTCAAATCGTATTTTAATGCCAATGATTAACGAAGCGATCTACACATTGTTTGAAGGTGTAGCATCAGTAGAAGCAATTGATGAAGTCATGAAGCTGGGTATGAATCATCCTATGGGCCCATTAACACTAGCTGACTTTATTGGATTAGATACATGCCTGTACATTATGGAAACACTACATGAAGGCTTTGGGGACGACAAATACCGTCCATGCCCATTACTGCGCAAATACGTAAAAGCAGGCTGGCTAGGACGTAAATCAGGACGCGGATTCTACACATATGCGTAATACAGATAAAAAGTAGGTTCCTTTAATGCTCTAACGTAACGGGGGCCTGTCCCCCATTGCTTTAAAGAGGTAAAGTGCCATGGTTTGTGCATAAGCGATTCGGCAGCTAAGGAGGGTTCAGAAGATGGATTTGAGGTTTACGGAAGAGCAGGAAATGATGAGGAAGATGGTACGGGATTTTGCGCAAGCTGAAATTGCTCCGTTTGTTGAACGAATGGAAGCAGGGGAGTTCCCACGCGAAATTCTTAAAAAAATGGGTGAGCTTGGATTAATGGGCATTCCAGTTCCGGAAAAGTACGGCGGAGCTGAAATGGACTTTTTGTCTTACATTATTGCCATTCATGAGATATCAAAGGTTAGTGCAACGATGGGAGTCATTCTCTCTGTACACACATCAGTAGGTACTAATCCAATTCTTTATTTTGGGACAGAGGAACAAAAGCAAAAGTACGTTCCAAAGTTAGCATCAGGTGAATACTTAGGAGCATTTGCCCTTACAGAGCCTGGTGCAGGATCTGATGCGGGAAGCCTAAAAACACGCGCGGTGAAAACAGGAGATCACTACATTTTAAACGGTGCCAAAGTGTTCATTACAAATGGTGGAGAAGCAGATACGTATATAGTATTTGCATCGACGAACCCAGAAGAAGGAACAAAAGGGGTATCAGCGTTTATTGTAGAAAAAGATACACCAGGTCTTGTCATCGGAAAAGACGAACACAAGATGGGACTTCATGGTTCACGTACAGTGCAGCTTTCTTTCGAAGATATGCAAGTGCCTGCAAGCAATCTACTTGGCGAGGAAGGGCAAGGCTTTAAAGTGGCAATGGCAAACTTAGATGTCGGGCGTATTGGAATTGCGGCTCAATCTTTAGGTATTGCTGAAGCAGCTCTTGAACATGCAGTAGACTATGCGAAGGAACGGAAGCAATTCGGCAAGCCAATTATTGACCATCAAGGAATCGGCTTCAAGTTAGCTGACATGGCAACAAATGTAGAGGCTGCAAAGCTACTAACCTACCGTGCTGCCTTCCTCAGAATGAACAACCAGCCGTGTGGGGTAGAAGCATCTATTGCAAAGCTATTCGCATCGAAAACAGCGGTTGACACAAGTACAGAAGCTGTTCAAGTTTATGGAGGGTATGGCTTTACAAAGGAATATCCAGTAGAAAGATTTTTCCGTGATGCAAAAATTACGGAGATATACGAAGGTACAAGTGAAATTCAACGACTCGTTATTAGCAAGCGTTTATAAAAAATACTAGATTACTAGATACTACTAGGAGGATATAATAATGAACTTTAAACTTTCTGAAGAACATGAAATGATTCGCAAAATGGTACGTGACTTTGCAAAAAATGAAGTAGCTCCTACAGCAGCAGAACGTGATGAGGAAGAGCGTTTTGATCGTGAAATATTCGATAAAATGGCTGAGCTAGGATTAACTGGTATTCCATGGCCAGAAGAGTATGGTGGAATCGGAAGTGACTACCTTGCGTATGTTATCGCAATTGAAGAACTTTCACGCGTTTGTGCATCTACAGGGGTAACGTTATCTGCTCATACTTCACTTGCTGGTTGGCCGGTATACAAGTTTGGTACAGAAGAACAAAAGCAAAAATATCTTCGTCCAATGGCTGAAGGGAAATCAATTGGTGCGTATGGTCTAACAGAACCAGGTTCAGGATCCGATGCAGGTGGAATGAGAACAACGGCACGTAAAGACGGAAACGATTGGATCATTAACGGTTCAAAGATTTTCATTACAAATGGTGGAGTAGCTGATATTTATGTGGTATTTGCCGTAACTGATCCTGAAAAAGGATCAAGAGGAACAACAGCATTCATCGTAGAAAGCAGCTTCCCAGGGTTCTCAGTAGGGAAGAAGGAAGCGAAGCTCGGTATTCGTTCATCACCTACTACTGAGATTATGTTTGAAGAATGCCGAGTGCCTGCTGAGAATATGCTTGGTGAGGAAGGTATGGGCTTTAAAATTGCAATGATGACGCTTGATGGAGGCCGTAACGGAATTGCAGCTCAAGCTGTCGGAATTGCACAAGGCGCATTAGATGCTGCTGTCGATTATGCAAAAGAACGTAAGCAATTCGGTAAAGCCATTATTGAACATCAGGGTGTTGGATTCAAATTAGCAGATATGGCAACGAGTGTAGAAGCTGCTAGATTACTAACATACCAAGCAGCATGGTTAGAGTCAGAAGGTCTTCCATATGGTAAAGAATCGGCTATGTCTAAATTATTTGCTGGAGATGCAGCAATGAAAGTAACAACAGAAGCTGTTCAAGTATTCGGTGGTTATGGTTATACGAAGGATTACCCGGTTGAACGTTACATGCGTGATGCAAAAATCACTCAAATCTATGAGGGAACTCAAGAAATTCAACGTCTAGTAATCTCTAGAATGCTAGCAAAATAAGAAAAGTAATAGGTAGCCTGATGGGATAACCAGTTGGGCTTCCTTCCTACCTATTGGCGGTGTGAAGATGAAAAAGCAAAACGTGCCTGCTTCTGTAAAAGATGAGAAGCTCATTGAAATAAGAAGAAATCAAATGATTAAAGGGGCAGTTTCTTTATTTAAAGAAAAAGGCTTTCACCGTACAACAACACGAGAAATTGCCAAAGCAG of Bacillus sp. BGMRC 2118 contains these proteins:
- a CDS encoding 3-hydroxybutyryl-CoA dehydrogenase — translated: MSVEKIMVIGAGQMGSGIAQVCAMAGYSVYLQDLKQEFVERGLGIINKNLSRQVEKGRMDGTEKDAILARITSSTDMNNASDVDLVIEAAVENMEIKSKIFAELDKIAPAHAILATNTSSLPITEIAASTNRPEKVIGMHFMNPVPVMKLVEIIRGLATADEVYSTIEEITKKLEKVPVEVNDFPGFVSNRILMPMINEAIYTLFEGVASVEAIDEVMKLGMNHPMGPLTLADFIGLDTCLYIMETLHEGFGDDKYRPCPLLRKYVKAGWLGRKSGRGFYTYA
- a CDS encoding acyl-CoA dehydrogenase, with the translated sequence MDLRFTEEQEMMRKMVRDFAQAEIAPFVERMEAGEFPREILKKMGELGLMGIPVPEKYGGAEMDFLSYIIAIHEISKVSATMGVILSVHTSVGTNPILYFGTEEQKQKYVPKLASGEYLGAFALTEPGAGSDAGSLKTRAVKTGDHYILNGAKVFITNGGEADTYIVFASTNPEEGTKGVSAFIVEKDTPGLVIGKDEHKMGLHGSRTVQLSFEDMQVPASNLLGEEGQGFKVAMANLDVGRIGIAAQSLGIAEAALEHAVDYAKERKQFGKPIIDHQGIGFKLADMATNVEAAKLLTYRAAFLRMNNQPCGVEASIAKLFASKTAVDTSTEAVQVYGGYGFTKEYPVERFFRDAKITEIYEGTSEIQRLVISKRL
- a CDS encoding acyl-CoA dehydrogenase, which translates into the protein MNFKLSEEHEMIRKMVRDFAKNEVAPTAAERDEEERFDREIFDKMAELGLTGIPWPEEYGGIGSDYLAYVIAIEELSRVCASTGVTLSAHTSLAGWPVYKFGTEEQKQKYLRPMAEGKSIGAYGLTEPGSGSDAGGMRTTARKDGNDWIINGSKIFITNGGVADIYVVFAVTDPEKGSRGTTAFIVESSFPGFSVGKKEAKLGIRSSPTTEIMFEECRVPAENMLGEEGMGFKIAMMTLDGGRNGIAAQAVGIAQGALDAAVDYAKERKQFGKAIIEHQGVGFKLADMATSVEAARLLTYQAAWLESEGLPYGKESAMSKLFAGDAAMKVTTEAVQVFGGYGYTKDYPVERYMRDAKITQIYEGTQEIQRLVISRMLAK